A stretch of DNA from Cryptococcus neoformans var. grubii H99 chromosome 14, complete sequence:
TTTTTAGCTTTAGATGGGTGGTATGGGTAGAACATGATTTCGTCGGCGGCCACAGTATGAGGTGCGTTTCCAACTTCGGATGGGTCGAACATGATTTCGTCGGCGTTCTCGGTATGAGGTGGGTTTTCAAGTTTGGATGGGGCGGACATGGTTTCCATCATCTCGGATGGGCCGGGCACGGTTTCCATCGTCTCCGATAGGTCCGGCATGGTTTCCGTCGTCTAAGATGAACAGTTAAAACAGGTTAGTGAAGCAAAATCCTTAAAGTGAAGCGGACGGGATGTATCTACCCAAGGTAAGATGCGGCGCAAACAGTTTTAGATAGTTGACGTCGGATACACAATTTCATTACGGTTTGCACTTTTGCTAGCTGCAGATCACTGCAACCTGTATCGACCACGTGACGAGAAAAACAAAATCCAACAAGATCCATAACATGGAATATAGtgaggtggaagaagtgaCTTACGTAATGTTAACTCTTTAAACTGACACTTTGAACTGGCTGTTATCACCCCTCCAAGTACCATAAAACGGCGTCAATTATTCCAAAACGAGGCTTTTGCGATGGTAAAACATTTTTTTGACCGACTACAAATGCATAGCCAATTTCTTCTCTACGTATATCTTTATTGCGAGGCCCGTTGGTTGTTGTTCGCAAcgatcgaagaagagccgatgcatctttttttttcttacGCGGCGGTTCGTTCAATTTTATTACTGGATGGCCAACTTTACATGACAGACCGCCTTCGTTGCATCATCTATCGATACCTGGTCGATATTGCCTTTCTTGTAGTATACATATAGACAATCATAAAAATACATTCCTTCCCTCGCTAAACGCATTGAtaacctttttttctcctcccctctcGTACAGATCTTCCAGCGATCAATCAATATTACCCTTGTCGGTATTCATCCGGAGGAATAGAAGGATGCACCGCTCCATTCAGCGCGGAAGCTTTTCTATTCCATACTCGGGTTTGCCCATCAGTCGGAGAATTCACAGAATTCACAAAATGCGTAGGATACACAGGATGAGGCGCAGAATGTCTCCTGTAAGGTTCATACatctgatgatgagagtgaGAGGCGTCCGGCACTTGATTATTCAAGGGATGGGcggatggtggtggtagaGCTGGCAGTTGAATATGTGGTTcatgatgaggatgaggaagaggatgagacgGGTAGTGACTTCGGGGTGGGGTTGGATAACGGTGATGTGAATAGCTGGTttgtggaggaggttgacCGTGATAATGGTGTAACGCGGGCACAGAAGAGGGTCTTGGGTAGTATGGCTCGTGTGGCGCTTGATGATTTGCTTGGTTTGCTACCTGCTGAGGCGTATCGGATGGAGGAATGAGATGATGCGGATGATGAGAAacttgaggatgaggtatGTGATAAAGCGGTTGATGCTCTTGTGATGGTGGCTGCGGATAGAAAACCTGTTGCGACACCGCCTGATGCGTCGGATGATGGGGTACTGGGTCGCTTAATTGATATGACATCTGATGTGATACTTGGAGGGAAGGTATAGGGGTGGGGAATTGCTTGCGGGAATGGTGTGGACGAGGTTCAGGATGACCTGCAGGGTGGTAATGAAGGTGGTGTACAGAGCCATGAAGAGGATAAGAATTGTACGATGCAGGCTCAGGCACTGGGTCACGTTGCGGAAATTCCGACCCTTGGTTCAACTTTGTTGGCTTTTTCGTTGAAGGATTAAGTATCTCGTCCATTCTCAAAGGCCTTGAATGAGAAGATTGCGCGGGCCGCGTAATTTCCTGCGAGGTCAAATGGCGTTGCGCTTCAGATGGGTCATCTTGGGAAGGTGCACCATTCGTTTGATCATGGCGACGATTGTTGGCGAAAAGGTGAGTACGGGCTGCGATATGATGTCTGGATCAGCGTATGTCACAAAACCAATGGGATGTTTTGGTGAAGCTCTGACGTACCGTACTCATTCTCTAATAATGGGCCTTGCGAGGGCCTTAGATCGATCATAGACCATGGGAAGATCCCGCCGAAACTGTTTCCAGTTAGCCATTAACCTTTTTAAGTCGTCATCTCAATCAAGCTCACCCCTGAGCATCCTTCACATAAACTTGCTGAGTCGTCTCCCTAGCTTCAACAAGGGTATATTCTAGCGACGCCCCCGTTCTGACCTTGATCTTAATCTTTGAACCTGAGGGAATAGACATCACTTTATCCCTGAACGTCTCTGCCTTTCTCTGTTCCAGTTTTTCCTTCACCTCCTGGAAAAGAAGTTAGCCAGATTACCCTTCATATGAAAAAAATTCATTAGACAACGAGACGAAGGACTTACTGGATTATGTTGAGGACACAAAAGTTCAACTTTGATATCAATCCTTACCGGAACCTCCGCATCCTCTGGCAAGGGCggttctccttctcctggaAACATGAGAGTCCCAACTTCCCAAATTTTGAGATTTGCGACATCGCTTTCTCGAGCACAAGAGACATGGAAAGCTCGTGGACATTTGCCCTGAAAAATGAATCAGCAAACACGAACATGACTAAACATCGCATACAAAACACAAACCTTTGTGCATTGTATTTTGGCCCCGGTTTTTTGAAGCTTCTTGTCTTTGCACAAAAGACATTTCTTAGGCGAAGCTCAGCATTCAATTACACCTCTCCATCAAGGAGTTTTTGCGACTCACTAGTTTCCATCGCGCACTCTCTACGTTCTCTACACCTACGACGAATGTCCCAAACCCACCGGGAACCTCCCTATCCTCAATACCAACTCCTGGTATAGCCAATGCACAGGAATGATGAGCCATGATTTCTCCATGACGCGGCTTCCATCTCGCTTTCACAGCATCTGACGGGTCAAAGACAGGTAGAAGGTCGTCTTTGGCAAAGCCGgggcagaagaggcaggGAAAAGAGTTGGGGTCTCTGATGCGGTTCGCTTTTGCTGATTGCTGATTTGATGAGATGTCGATAACTGCCTTTGGGGTACGTTTTCCTGGCACTTTTGCTGGCTTGCACTGATTGGTCGCCTCGATAGCGGTTGGGGTATGCCAAGAGGCAAGGCCGCCGGATGACTTTTGCGAGTCAGGTTTAGCTCTTTTCCTCGGGGTGCAGTCATCGCCCACCGAAGGCCTTCTGCGCTGCTTTTTTTTACTCCGCTCTTCTGCGATAGCGTTGAGAagttcttcctcgcctttAAAGCGAACGGCATCCTTAGCTAACATTTCGTCGACATCAATCCGCACACTACGCCATTTGTCAACTTCAGTCATCTTGAGGCCATACAAGAGATGCAGCCTTACCTGTGATTCACACAATTACACGCTTTCGCCCTCCTTCCCAACTCGACCCAGCTATCCAAAGCAAAATTCACGCTCTCTGCGCAATTAAATCCCATGTTGAAACCAGCATGATATCCCCTTGGATATGTGATAACGAATTCGCCTTGATTATGGACCAGCATATTGACGCGCATACCATCACTCGCAAGACGGTAGGGCGAGACAGCGAAAGATTTATGTCGGAGAAACTGATCACATTTACGAGCATCTTCGGGGAAGTAGCCTGGTTTGCGTTAAGAAGTTTTCATTTTGGGCTCGAAATGTACATTAATCACATACCTTGCAAGATCCGTTCAAAACGTTCCGCTTGCTGCTGTGGTATAGCATACCAGAACTTGGGCGCACCAAAGTGGATATAATTTATTGAAAAGAGATCCATCTATTATGGGCGTTAGCTCGATTTTCCCTTTTCGATAGCACATGACCTACATCTTCGACGTGCCACGCAAAAGAAGCGCCCCACATTCCAAAGTAAAGATATGGCGCATTAACACCAGGAAGGTGCCTCAAGTCCCATCTATTGAGAAGATTTGGCAAGTGAGCAACATTCCACGGAGTTTTCTCATCCATAAAAAGCGACCCTGTTCCCCCATTTATCAGTTTGACCGGCATATTGAGGCGAAGCATGGAATGATCCACCTTCCATATCAGCACCGTACCAGCTCGGCTCACCCAAACCCATGTTCTTCCAGAATCTCCTTTCTAGGGCTACACAAGCCTCCAAGGAATAGTCCTCCAGACGGGTATTCTCTGGTAGCCAGTCTACTTTAGGATTGAACGATCCATACCAAGAATTAATGGGTTTCTCGACCATTATATCCTTCGTAGGAGAACCAGGTTTTAAAGGTGTAGATTGACATTCCTGGGAATTGTTGACAAACTCGGCAGATGCTTCATCCTTCCTATCCGAGACCGGCGGCGCTTGACCATtgacttcctcttcttctttgatatCCTCGATCTCCGTCGCCTTCCTTGCCCTGTTCGCCTCTGCCGCCAATCGTTTCTCTCTTcgcttttctttctcctttctcatATCATCTCTAACcctttgt
This window harbors:
- a CDS encoding specific transcriptional repressor — translated: MSASETQITALPSSGSRASYSSSSSSSTANTSSTSIPSLAGQQDAIPNSSTNIPEEAGSSTVAASISDTTQASQNDQVPTEENAKSTDLQEPSVHESHTSLERPTGAESSEMKSEAQKIEEGPKYIQPDHFSPLTNNPNGSRAARGIPNIGDGWLSPEDDPHALRGIPVFKPSMEEFIDFEGYARKTTAWGQYSGIVKVIPPTEWVKSVPPISKSSLSSVRVTDPIQQNLIGSSGLFRIANVVRNKRRPLTVEEWFKKCKDKKFSGPGPKDVGSTTNRDSKEAEERRQRVRDDMRKEKEKRREKRLAAEANRARKATEIEDIKEEEEVNGQAPPVSDRKDEASAEFVNNSQECQSTPLKPGSPTKDIMVEKPINSWYGSFNPKVDWLPENTRLEDYSLEACVALERRFWKNMGLGEPSWYGADMEGSLFMDEKTPWNVAHLPNLLNRWDLRHLPGVNAPYLYFGMWGASFAWHVEDMDLFSINYIHFGAPKFWYAIPQQQAERFERILQGYFPEDARKCDQFLRHKSFAVSPYRLASDGMRVNMLVHNQGEFVITYPRGYHAGFNMGFNCAESVNFALDSWVELGRRAKACNCVNHSVRIDVDEMLAKDAVRFKGEEELLNAIAEERSKKKQRRRPSVGDDCTPRKRAKPDSQKSSGGLASWHTPTAIEATNQCKPAKVPGKRTPKAVIDISSNQQSAKANRIRDPNSFPCLFCPGFAKDDLLPVFDPSDAVKARWKPRHGEIMAHHSCALAIPGVGIEDREVPGGFGTFVVGVENVESARWKLKCLLCKDKKLQKTGAKIQCTKGKCPRAFHVSCARESDVANLKIWEVGTLMFPGEGEPPLPEDAEVPVRIDIKVELLCPQHNPEVKEKLEQRKAETFRDKVMSIPSGSKIKIKVRTGASLEYTLVEARETTQQVYVKDAQGFGGIFPWSMIDLRPSQGPLLENEYARTHLFANNRRHDQTNGAPSQDDPSEAQRHLTSQEITRPAQSSHSRPLRMDEILNPSTKKPTKLNQGSEFPQRDPVPEPASYNSYPLHGSVHHLHYHPAGHPEPRPHHSRKQFPTPIPSLQVSHQMSYQLSDPVPHHPTHQAVSQQVFYPQPPSQEHQPLYHIPHPQVSHHPHHLIPPSDTPQQVANQANHQAPHEPYYPRPSSVPALHHYHGQPPPQTSYSHHRYPTPPRSHYPSHPLPHPHHEPHIQLPALPPPSAHPLNNQVPDASHSHHQMYEPYRRHSAPHPVYPTHFVNSVNSPTDGQTRVWNRKASALNGAVHPSIPPDEYRQG